The segment ACAACACAGCAATTACATAGTCTTGCACTCGGTACAGGCCCGCTTACAGGCCCACATAGTCCAACCAAACCGGCTCATCGCCCTGCACCACCTACTCCGGTGCAATCGACTTACCCGAGAGCACAGGAATCGGAGGAAtcggaggatgaagaagatgagaatgatccATTTGCTGATCGCAATGCGTTTGATTGAGCGTAGTTTTTGGGTGCTTCGTTATATTGGAACACTACCATCTGGATGGCGAATTGCCGTATTTTGGTTGGTGGGGATTGACAGTTTGGAAAGCGAATGGGAGTTGTTGCATTGGCTTGTCATAGCATGAATGGAGGAATTTCTTTGGGGGGCGGGGCGGGGCggtgcagtgcagtgcagtgaGGTGTGAAACTTGGTGGGGATGGACTGAGGCTGAAATAATGATGGacaatgaatggatggatggagaacaGGATAATCAATTACGAAAGTATACCAAATGCATAGTTTAGAATCATGATCGAGTCTTACTATTTTGCATTTTGAATCTCCTACAGATCCCCTCCTTCGGCGGCTGAAAGACCCACCAATAAGCCTCGAAATCAGTGGAAACCTCTGGAGCTTTTGCATGGAGGTATTGGGAAATAGCGGGGTCTGTACTCACACCAGGACTTTTACGTACTCAACAAAAGAGGATATGGCAGTATATACTAGGTTTGCACTACAAGACTAATGATAAAATTTGGTGTCTGTTGTTGTAGATAACGTTGAAGTAAAATACAAGAAGCGGTGTCGTGCTATTCAGTATCCATTATCCAATACACATGGTGTGTGATGAACATTTTATAACATCCAGTCAAGTTTGTGCTGCTCCCCTCCAGCTGATTTGTAGCTAAAGTAGCGACGTGGAATCTGTTCCAACTCGTCGCTGTGTCATTCGATAGGTTCTGAAACTCAACTTCTAGCTGCAGCTCACATATCGTACAAGTTCGACATGAGGAAATTGCGGCACGGGATTTTCATTATTCGTTCGGGGGCCCCGATCAGCTATCTCTTTGGGGTTTGATGAAAGAGCGTATAGGATCTGATGTGTATGCAAGACTTGGAGTTGTGATATCGAGAGCAATATGGGAGATGGTCTTGTAATGTGGTTTGATGCTGTGTATTGCTTGCTgagctttctttcttggttgctctctctctctcgcatGTGCAATTTTGTAATGATCATTGGTTTGGAAGTTGATTGGGAGGATGTTGACAGTGTGAGGTTTGCACATTTGATAACCCCAGTATCCTAGCCCCAGCACCCCAGCATGAGCTATGTTCATTCACCTACCTTTTGTTTCCGTCTTTTTGACATCTTCACCCCTGGGAACCATCCTGCCATGCTCCCGTGATTTCCAAAAGAGAGCTCCACGACGACGAGACTCCAGCGACCTCGGTTTCTTACAGATAATGTTCCTTCGCATCATTGGGTGTAGAAATGAGGTATTTCACACTTTAAATGCCGCCTTCTAAATGCTACTGCCTAGATGCATCGATCGCAACTAAATACCTCAGACATCCCTTCGCCCCCAGCCCCCTTGTCTCTTTCATCACATGATGCTATTCCCAACCCTACCAGTTGCTCCTCCCTCAATCAAACGTCGCGAAAGACCACAGTTGGTTCCTGAGAACCATGATAGAGGAACAAGTGTACGTCACACTTATTCAGCCCTTTCTCCACCGTGATACACAGTGGGCACGGGACTTCCGCCCAAGCCGGATACCGGATAAGCTGTCCAATCATGTGCTGCAGGGTTGTGGGAATACCTGGTTCTCCATGCATACAGGGTCAGCCTTACAGGTTGGGCTTACGATTTGGGATGCCGTTCGAGCCTTTTTGAAGACATGAATCCGCCGAGTAGCTAATCATGGCACGAGATTCCTCAGTGGGAATTGATTAAATACTTCGACGCTCGCTGCGAAGAATGAAGGCGGAATTGGTACAATCGAATCTGATTTGCATTCATTTTGGGGAAATTTAAGAAAACGAACCGAGTCGGATTTCAAGAACAACGATATACGAGTAAATATATCTACAGGATTCTAAGAAAAAGAGTTCTGACGTTACTTTTTGTATACTTAATTGTTTTAAAGTGTGGTGGGACCTGAGTGAACGCCTCTTTCGAGAAGTGACCTATCAATTGTCCCAAGTCGAGTGAGCAACTCAACTCATCTACATACAACCCGATATTTCTTCATTAGCAATCAGTAGATATGAAGagatcaccaccatcattATCGTCGTCGTCGATATCGACAGGAGGAGAAACACTGGATGATTACGAGAGTTTAAATTGCATCACCACGTCAGATACCCAAAGCAGCATTTCTTCCGATATCAGAGATGCAgggaaaaggagaggaggagagatagagatgagTATTCTACAACCAGAATCAAGTCCTGCATTTAAAGGAAGAAAAGCATCGCCTACTCCATCGATGTTGACGAGGAGAACATCGGAGGAGGAATCTATCCTGAATGGGCAGGCGGCGGGGTATGAGAATAAGAGGAGACTCCAGAGAGCGGGTAGTGGGAATGGGGGTAGgcggaggggaggggagaagaaggaggggGTTAAGAGAAGACATTCGAGTAATGAACATGCTAATGTCTATACTGAGTAAGTTCTTTCAAGGCACTTTGTTGCTGTTCGTATTCTCGACTAGCATCTTGATAGTCAAACTTTCTGCAGCAGTAACTTCCACATTGCCATGTGCTAACTTGAAACAATATAGGTGCGGAAGACATTCAGATGATTGGCTATTCGGAGGATTTTCCGTTACAGATGCAGTAAAGAAGATTTGGCAGAAGGGTGGAAAAGATTCGGGGTGAACCTTGAAAGAGTGGGTgattgaaggaaagaaacaatGGCAGAAAGAGCTCCGACAATTGAAGGACCTACGTTGAAATGCCCCGTATACAGATACATATCAGAATTGAACAGCCAGGATGACGGCTATGGTCAGGAGGAGAGAGCCTCGGCGGCGTTTGCGTTCTTGGAGAGTTCGAATTCCTgttgggaagggaagggatcGAGATGGTATTGGTAACAGGGGGATTATCTTACCCCTCGTGTTGGGTTGAAGAGAATGTAGTGTAGAGCACCATGACGGTATGAAGAGGGTTTTGGTTCTTccatataatttataattccTGTTCGATCATTGGTCAATGGATTAAATCCCCATATATAAATCCCTAATTGATGTTTATTAATGCAATGAATTTTGGTGGAGTATCATAAATTTCACATGAACGCTAAACTTCCATTGACCATGACGCTAGACCCCAAGCCAATTGGCCCTAGGGAAAAAAGTTCAAAGCTTGAGGGGGGCCGAAATTTTGACATCTAAGAATAATCGCATTTTTTCAGTGAATCAAATCACCCTCTACGCTCTGCATTTTGAATTGGATTCCTTTAATGTTCAAATGCTCTAGGAGTCTTTCAAGAGCTTTCATCTCAAAACCTCTACTATACAAATTTACCCCAATCCGATCCTATAACTTCTTCGCAATGACTCCATCCGCAGACCAAGGACCGGATCGCAAAAGAAAGCAACATCAAGGCGGTCGAGCTCCCAAAAGACAAAAGGCCTATAAGCCAAAGCCAGTCAAGGAGGGATCATCTGAAGAAGTTTTAATAGCAGATGTGCGAGCATTGTTCGAGGCGCAGAAAATCTCCAATGCTTCTCAGGTTccaattgaaaatggaaatgccGAGTCTGCGAACGTCGAAAATGGAGCAGGGCAAGAGGGATCAGCATCTGCTGAAACAGCACCTGTTGCGGTAGAGACTCAAGTAGAAGAAGCATTACCAGAGAGATTCACAGAGATCGAAGTCAAGGTCGTTGAGATATCATCCACTGGAGACGGACTCGCGCTTCACCCACCCACGAACAGAATATATGTTGTGCCATTCAGTGTGCCAGGGGATATCGTAAAGGCAAAAGTCATTACACATTTTCCAAGAGACAACTACTCTTTGGCAGACTTTGTTTCCGTGGTTCAACCATCCCCTCTCCGAGATGACAGTCGAGTAAACTGCAAATACTTTAGCAAATGTTCTGGGTGCCAATTCCAGATGTTAGATTATTCGGAGCAACTGAAACACAAGAAATCGATTGTCGAGAAGGCATACAAAAATTTCTCACAGCTTCCATCGGAACTAGTCCCAGCTATTTTGGATACTATTGGAAGTCCATTACAATATGAATATCGCACAAAGCTTACTCCACATTTCGACGGACCACCAGGTTATAGAAGCAGGGCAAATAGGAGGAGTGATACCAAAGCTGCCTTTGATAAGGTTCCAGAAATTGGATTTATGCAAAAAGGAAAGCGGGCAACATTGGATATCGAGGATTGTCCAATAGGAACAGATGCAGTAAGAATGGGAATGAAGgtcgagagaaagagagtCGCAGAAGAACTCCACAAATACCAACGAGGAGCTACAATTCTACTACGAGAGAGCACCAAGAGAATCTACAAAGGCGATGCggaatatcaagaagatatgGAAACACCCCCTAACACCATTAAAGTCACAACTCCCGAGTATACTGATTTGAAAACTTGCATTACGGATAATAAAGGGGAATCGACGGAGTATATCGATAGTTTCCTTTTCACCAGCATTGCGGGGTCTTTCTTCCAAAACAACAATTCCATTCTTCCCGTCTTCACCCAATATATTCGAGATCATGCTTTGCCACCTCCAGGATCCTACTCTCCAGACCTACCAAAAATCCAATACTTAATCGATGCGTATTCCGGCTCCGGACTCTTCACCATTACActctcatctctcttcaaatcctcaacTGGAATAGATATCTCAGACGCTTCCATCATATCTGCTCGTCGCAACGCTGAACTCAATAAACTAGATGCATCAAGATGTAGTTTCATGGCAGCGGATGCTCCAAAACTCTTCAAACAAGTTACTTATCCTAAAGACGAAACGGTGGTAGTCATCGATCCTCCGAGAAAAGGTTGCGATGAGAGTTTCTTGAGTCAGTTGTTGAAATTTGGACCGCGGAGAGTGGTTTATGTTAGTTGTAATGTTCATACGCAAGCGAGAGATGTGGGGGTATTGGTTAATGGAAGCGAGGAGGGAGTTAGATATGAGATTGAGAGTTTGAGAGGTTTCGACTTTTTCCCACAGACGGGACATGTGGAGGGGGTGGCGGTGCTCAGCAGAGTTGATGGGGAAGTCAAGGGAGGAGATGCGGAGATGGTTGACGGCAAAGAGGAAGTGGCTAAAGAAGAACCGACTGAACCCGAACCAGCCAAGGAAGAACCGGTTTTGAATGAGATTAAGATGTCAGAATAGAAATCGGGTTCCCTAAATGGGACTTTCTGCCTATACCCTTGCAAGGCTGGCTAGATCTTGATATTCGACTTGGTTTTCAAAGCATACTATCagccaatcaaaatattcctagatatttatttacttcCCTGCTTGATTTCCTACTTTTCTGCCCGCCCAGCTGCTCAAATAGCCTCcttccaaatccatattcttcaatatatgtTTCTAATCTCCCCGCATATATTGTGGaaactccactccactccgcCTCCACTCTGGCAATACTTCGTTACATCTACCTAACTTCAGCCGATAGGAGGAATAATTTTTGTCTCctttatctcatctcatctcgtgtTGGATTTAtgaaaaaaattcaaatttgtgGGATCGTGGGATTGCGAGATCTTGGATTGTTACATTGAGTGCATGGTCTGCTGAGTggtggagagagggaggaggtGAGGGGCGAGGGGAAAATACAGGATTTCATGGAGTATATGCATGCTCAAGGAATTGAGCTCGGGAGTTATCGTAACGGCGATGCGTATGTGTCTTCTGCGTAGTGATGTGCTTGAGAGTGTGGATATGAGgataagagagagagaggtgGGTTTAGGACGGATTAGACGTCAAAGTTAGGATGGAGTGGGGAGGATAGGAATTTAAATGGAAAGTAGAGATCAGAGATTGGAAGTTGGGGGTTTCTCGTTGGGTTGGCGCGGATTGATATTCGGAAGTTGAAAGTTGGTAATGCAatgtggatttggagatcGGTTGATATATGTATTTCGACAGCATCAGCTAGTCCAATGATTCGTTGGAGGCACTCCCagaaatatattcattacaGCCATCTATTTTTTTTGGGCAATTCGAATCCTAGGTTGtttcaattgaataaaaaggCAAAGATGCAAAAGTGGAAtgaggaatgaagaatgaagaatgaagaggaaCTGGAGGGGTCATATCTGGAAACACGTGGAGTGAAAGATGAGAGGTaggaaatatttgaattcataAATGATGATTAATTTGCTAGAATAGAATCTAGGACTCCTTTTCCGTGCGTGGGTATGAGTATAGGTGCCTATTGTATGGTAATACGAAATCAAAGTTGAAGGACTGACTGGATTACAATCCGAGTGATAGAGGAActaaaatccaatccaatatGTCATCCaaatctttccctcctttccgTCATTCAACCTCGTCAAAACCCTTCCCTTAAACCCTAGCCCTCTACCCCCCTTACTCAACATCGTgatactatttcaaaatcacaCATTCACTTACTCATCAATCCCATTGCCATCATCCAGCATAAACCTCCCAGTCTAATTTCAAGCCCCGACCCCAAATCCTATACCCCCCCTGAAACACGTTTTCTGCCATTCTGCCATTCTGCCACATTCTAATATTCTCCAACCTACTTATTACCCCAGTACATCCTCGTCTCGCACAAATGCACACACACAACCCGACATGCAATGCAGACATGCAAAAGCAATGCATTGCGCACGTCCTCCTTTCTGCTTCCTTCTATCCTTTTCCTCCCGCTGtatagatgaatggataagCATATTacctactatatatatatactatataatatGTATTATGCATACCGTAAAACGCAACGCCGTGCTCTACAAGTCGCGAGCCACGAAACGTACGGGCAGAAAGGAAAGATGCTCATGTAGCATAGTATGTACACACAGTACTCGTAAACTCGTAGCCTCGTGGTACCAGCTTGCAATATTTGGCGTTCAGAGTCGTAGGATTTACCCGTATACGGAAAGTATatatgtagatagatggtTATTTGACGGGTGAGTGCTCGTGGGACTCGCTCGGAGGGGATACTTGCTGTGCTCTGTGCTTACCTGGTGACTTGAATACAAATGCGAATGCGCGGTGCATGCAGGACGCGGTGAGGTAGTGGAGCAGTGGAGTGGAGGAATTTGTGTAtacaagagagagagagagagagagagaaagggaatgCAGTGTAGATCCAGAAATATCCGGTTGTAACCTTTTTCATGCCATGATTTAATTCTGGAGGGTGCGGATGAAAACGATGGGGAGGAAGATCATTGTGAGCATGGCGATCATAATGGGGATGGTGCGAATTGATCACTGGATGGCAGCTTGGCTCTTTTTAGGGGAAATTGGATCAGCTACAATGAATGGCTTCTGGATGTGGAACTGGAAGATCTTTGGAGGGCTAGAAGTCGTGTACTCGTTCCTTCGATGGTGATCATTGTTGTATTGAGTCATGAATTTTGATGACAGCTATGGAAAAAAGGGAAGACCTGATATTTTAACTAACATCGCATGCGCTGGATTTCGAAATTTGCAATAGAATGTAGTGTATAATTCAGAGTCTTGGGCACCAGTCTTACCTCCTAGCTTTCCCTTGCCTACCAACCACCCATCAATACACTCAGCTCAGCATGCAAGCTATCTCACATGTACCTCTCCCATCCTCTGCACCCAAAGATCCACACTCTGGCGCTTTCTCAGAATCCGCAAAACAGCATAGCCCCTCACCTTGTGAAATGCCTCTTCATCTATTACGTCTCCAACAGCAACTTTAGGAGCTTTCAAACTCTCGGGACAATGATCATGTATGTACTTTAACGTACATTACAAACTCCGAAATAAGTACCTATGACATGTGCATATTCCCATATCGCCTAAacatatgtatgtattatgtacTCTTACGCGGGAAGAATTGGCACACGACATTCCTCCCAAGTAACTAAAACTAAGGTTAAAGTTACCTCTCCGAATGGTTCGCATCCATGGTGAAACATAGATGTACGAAGGGCCTAGTTCCTGCACTCAAGGTATCCACACTGTGGATCACTGGTACTCTACATAATTCTATGGTCTACAATACTAGCAGCTTGGCTCGAGAACAcacctacatacatacatacatgctcGAGCTTCAACTTCCAAGGACTTGATATGAATatgcaaagaagaaaattttTCGCCTGCCTGCCCGCTCCTGCTGGGTCCCATATCGTCAACTTCGAGAAGCATGTGGAGATTGGGTAGTTCGCTCGAACAGCAGAGGGGttgttttgataaatttGTGCAAGCTTAGAAAGTGGTCGGTACATTGTGGAGTTGCTTGGAGGGGCAGCGCGTGATACTGTACATATATTGTACATATACCTCTAAGACTCGAGAGTGGATAACAACTTTGTAGCTCACACCCGCGGGAATAATGTATAAGCTGGTACTGGAAGGTAGCTACGACATGATACATGCCCCTCATTCCTCTCACCAAACGGCagaaaaaaattaaaaattccATTCAAAGTAGTGAGAAGGATGATAGATTAGTGGGATGAAAGGTTGGATGTACAACATATCTTGCAGTAGTTCCAAAAGCTTACTTTTCAAAACACACTACTTATGTAGAGAAGCCCAACGCGGCTCAATTTTGCCCAGTCTACTTGGATTTTTGAATGAGAGAGCTTGtgtctttattattttcctTGGTATCTTGACAATGGAAGCGCATGAACGAAGTACTACTCATGTTATGAACACTTTTGAATAATACTTTGCTGCAGGTTCTATGTATGAAGGGTCGAGACTAAGAAATTTCGTCCGaacaatttgaaaatatgagGTTGGGGAGGAAGGAACCAGGGAGGGAAGAGTGGAGTAGAGGGGTAAAAAAAGTCGACTTtgcaattcaatttattatattggtACAAcatattaaattatttatacaCCACAGGAATCAAATTTCGCTCATTCAACTATTATACTCAAAATAGATTGCTGTGATTTGTGGGTTAGGGTTTGAGTAGATGATGGGTGGTTTCGCTACATTACGCCTGTTGAGCTACAACATTTGCGAACTCTCTCTCGGCGAGTATAGTTGAGGCGattagatagatatcttttgatttgaaattgaagatgggTTTGAAATTGCCTCAAGCCTCAACATTACAAACCCAACCCAGACGTTGTGATTTTGTGGTAATCACATACGTTGATGTTGTGGGAGTCAGCTTAACTCGCCGACGTTGACGAATTCACGTCTGACGAAACAAATTCATCCGTTGTGTTGtgtgatgtgaatgtgagTCATTAGTTGTCGTTACAGTCTGTAGGTTGTTAAGCTTAGCCACACGGGATTTGGTTGATGGAGGTGTGCTAGATGTGCCACCTCAGAGATGATAGGTGAAGATGTCACAAGTATCATAATAGTATTGGATATTGAGGgctggtgatggtgatgagatgagatgacgATAGTTGTACAGCCCCCATTTGCCTCACCTGGGCAATCTTGAGACGGAGTGGAATAGACGCTCCGGAATTGGTGTGATGACAACTGGGGAATTTGGGGATTCTAATTCGAACTTTGGAAACCTATCAATGTGATAGCGACAGTACAACAACGTACTATTCGTGATCCCAAGCGGGCGATGCGACCGTGATGAAGTCCAATATGTGATAGGGCTTCagataagatgagatgagatccAACCATGCGGACCAATCATTTCATTCACACATTCCCATGGATCACCCACCCTAAAACTCCCTATCACATCGAAACCGCTCACTCATCTCGTACATGCTAGACTCTCACCTATCCCATCGATATGTAATATGCAACCCCGGAATATCTACTCGGCACATCGTCGACGAATAAGAAAATTTGACATCTCAAACTCCTACCGTTCATGGCATACACACATACGAATGTTGCAAATAATCCCAAGGCTTTGCTTCACCGTCTCTTGCCCCGAAATTGACTCAGCATCAAGTTAACAACGTTGCATTTGATTCTTGGGCGCTGATGACTTTGCACAGCAGCAATCGTACTGGGGACAATTCTCGTAAAAGCCATGAATGCGATTTGCTGATGGATGAAATTGACGATGGCTGTTATTAGTTTACTAGGCAGAACTTTAATGTGTTGTAATTTCCTCCTATTTCTGTCTTCCAGCTCGCCAGCTCGCCAGCTCGCCAGCTCGTCGCAAAGGAGCAGGAGGCATTCATCTTCGGGAGCATTTCGGTGTTGTAATGCaagattttgagttttttttgagtttttttctTACATTACAAGCTTGGAAAAGTTGGAAGGATTCGATAGGGAAGACCTGAGTTTTATCGCGGGTTTCTTGTTCGGGGGGTTTCTTTGCGAAATGTCTTAGTTTTCTTAGTTTGAAAAGTTGGAAATTCGTTCTAGAAGAAGTGGATGGACTGGATGGCATGGATGAAGCGGAGAAATGTGGGTTGTGTTGAGCTGACTCGAGCTGATAAATCCTTATCCGTTTCTTATCCGtgtttcttctccatctccttcgCTTCCTAACCTCTTATCGTCcgtatcctcatcatcctcgttATCCTTCCTATCCTTCCTGTCCTTGCTTCCCGTCATTGGCGCGGGAGatcacattcacatcatcGGGAATACCTAGGCAAGATCTCCTTACATAACACACGTTAGCACATATGTGTTTCCATTGGTGGGTGATGTGACTTGAACTCGGGCTTTCTCAGGACTCGTGAATAGAGAAATGAAACAAATATTCTCGAGTCTCGAGGTCAAAGATTATCACAAGATCTACCTTGATGTGGTTGATCTGTTCTGGCCCCGCGATATACGGGGTAGATATGGGGGAACACGCCTTGAGCGAATCTGAAACGACATATTCAAAAGCATgtgttgttttcttttgattcagCCAGCAGACCTCTGCGCATATCAAACCAAGCTTACTGTACATAGCTACATACTATTTCTTGATCCGACCGTTTTGTGACTAATGTGCGTATGGACCCTTAAAAACTTTTAGATCAAAATCAGGAAATGCACCACGGAACGAGAAGAAAATCTAATCCCTTAAACCTGACAATTACCCGAGAAGCGTCCGACGAGGCAAAACTTGAAATCAAGATCTGTGTATCAAGAATATTTGACACTGTCAAAGTAAGTTATATTTGCGAGAATACGAGTCATATTCAAAACATAgcaaaagggaaaaaaaaaggaaaaaaagaaaaagaagacgCTCGTTCGCACTCGTCAAAGTACATACCCGTAACCGGTCGGACCGTTCAATTTGCGGAGGCGAGGCACCGAACACCCTACGGTATCTGACATATGTATGATGAAAGAGACGAAACGAGTATGTTGAGGAGTTGAGACGGGAACCCGGG is part of the Botrytis cinerea B05.10 chromosome 13, complete sequence genome and harbors:
- the Bctrm2 gene encoding Bctrm2; this translates as MFKCSRSLSRAFISKPLLYKFTPIRSYNFFAMTPSADQGPDRKRKQHQGGRAPKRQKAYKPKPVKEGSSEEVLIADVRALFEAQKISNASQVPIENGNAESANVENGAGQEGSASAETAPVAVETQVEEALPERFTEIEVKVVEISSTGDGLALHPPTNRIYVVPFSVPGDIVKAKVITHFPRDNYSLADFVSVVQPSPLRDDSRVNCKYFSKCSGCQFQMLDYSEQLKHKKSIVEKAYKNFSQLPSELVPAILDTIGSPLQYEYRTKLTPHFDGPPGYRSRANRRSDTKAAFDKVPEIGFMQKGKRATLDIEDCPIGTDAVRMGMKVERKRVAEELHKYQRGATILLRESTKRIYKGDAEYQEDMETPPNTIKVTTPEYTDLKTCITDNKGESTEYIDSFLFTSIAGSFFQNNNSILPVFTQYIRDHALPPPGSYSPDLPKIQYLIDAYSGSGLFTITLSSLFKSSTGIDISDASIISARRNAELNKLDASRCSFMAADAPKLFKQVTYPKDETVVVIDPPRKGCDESFLSQLLKFGPRRVVYVSCNVHTQARDVGVLVNGSEEGVRYEIESLRGFDFFPQTGHVEGVAVLSRVDGEVKGGDAEMVDGKEEVAKEEPTEPEPAKEEPVLNEIKMSE